One region of Dehalococcoidia bacterium genomic DNA includes:
- a CDS encoding bacteriorhodopsin-like, whose protein sequence is MDINSLTQFSFYFGTAAMLCSAVFFFFERGEVSPKWRTSVTVAGLVTFIAFFHYWYMRDAWVEAFGSGDLTQLRYIDWLITVPLQIVEFYLILKVVGKVTINLFWQLLIASVVMLVGGLLGEMDVIDATIGFIIGMIGWLYVVYLIFVGGAAKASAEGKNENVQSAFNSMKLIVLVGWAIYPLGYIIGNMVDVTDGVQTMNIIYNFADLINKTAFGLVIWAAAKADTKS, encoded by the coding sequence ATGGATATTAATTCGTTGACGCAGTTTAGTTTCTACTTTGGTACTGCAGCTATGTTATGTTCAGCTGTATTCTTCTTCTTTGAAAGAGGAGAGGTTAGTCCAAAGTGGAGAACTTCAGTTACTGTTGCTGGTTTAGTAACTTTCATCGCATTTTTTCACTATTGGTATATGAGAGATGCTTGGGTTGAAGCATTTGGATCTGGGGATTTAACTCAATTAAGATACATTGATTGGTTAATCACTGTTCCGCTTCAAATTGTTGAATTCTACTTGATATTAAAAGTAGTAGGAAAGGTAACTATTAATTTATTCTGGCAATTGCTAATCGCAAGCGTAGTTATGCTTGTAGGAGGATTGTTAGGAGAAATGGATGTTATTGATGCAACAATTGGATTCATAATCGGAATGATTGGTTGGTTATATGTAGTTTATCTTATTTTTGTTGGTGGAGCTGCTAAAGCAAGCGCTGAAGGTAAGAATGAAAATGTTCAGTCTGCATTCAATTCTATGAAATTAATTGTGCTTGTAGGTTGGGCTATCTATCCTTTGGGATACATTATAGGAAATATGGTTGATGTGACTGATGGTGTTCAGACTATGAATATCATTTATAACTTTGCAGACCTGATAAACAAAACTGCATTTGGTTTAGTAATATGGGCTGCTGCTAAAGCTGATACTAAAAGCTAA
- a CDS encoding HPP family protein has product MKKGFITKYHVIQSLLAGIFITIIILVGETFSNNVINAAIGSSVALLFLHPKNRQNRFKSLVVGNLIAIITFILLHFLFQLFDQDLYVSISNKNFHIFSGISFFICLLVMTLTNSEHVPAAGTSIGLSVHEFDFRLILFVIFSVLFLYVFKLALDKYGKNII; this is encoded by the coding sequence ATGAAAAAGGGGTTCATAACTAAATATCATGTAATACAATCTCTTCTTGCAGGCATATTTATAACTATAATCATTCTTGTAGGAGAAACATTTTCTAATAATGTAATTAATGCTGCCATAGGTTCTAGCGTAGCATTACTTTTTTTACACCCTAAAAATAGGCAAAACCGCTTTAAAAGCCTAGTTGTTGGTAATTTAATAGCTATTATAACCTTTATTCTTCTACACTTTCTTTTTCAATTATTTGATCAAGATTTATATGTATCAATTTCTAATAAAAACTTTCATATTTTTTCTGGTATATCTTTTTTTATTTGTTTGCTAGTTATGACTTTAACAAATTCTGAACATGTCCCAGCTGCAGGAACATCTATAGGCTTATCGGTACATGAATTTGATTTTAGACTAATACTTTTTGTGATTTTTTCTGTGTTATTTTTATATGTCTTTAAGTTAGCTTTAGATAAATATGGGAAAAATATCATATAA
- the panC gene encoding pantoate--beta-alanine ligase, producing MKVHNTVSGFFEERSKITSKIAFVPTMGSIHEGHISLIEKAKSYGETIIVSIFVNPIQFNSTKDFDTYPRSLEDDKKILQNLGVDILFCPPAEEIYPENFKSYVKVKMLSDVLEGKYRKGNMEGVATVVTKLFNIIQPNYAIFGEKDYQQLLLIKSFVSDLNIPVEIISSKTIRDNEGLALSSRNKNLSVSEKNQATEIINSLYFGIKNLISGEKKSKNIITLIENYLSDFNLIKIEYISIRDLENFEIVDEINSDFVILIAVYVGKIRLIDNIIYRKK from the coding sequence TTGAAAGTACATAACACAGTCTCAGGTTTCTTTGAAGAAAGATCTAAAATAACATCCAAAATAGCCTTTGTACCCACTATGGGATCTATACATGAAGGCCATATTTCTCTCATAGAAAAAGCAAAGTCATATGGAGAAACTATTATAGTTAGTATTTTTGTAAATCCTATTCAATTTAATTCGACAAAAGATTTTGATACCTATCCTCGAAGTCTTGAAGATGATAAAAAAATATTACAGAATCTAGGTGTTGATATATTATTTTGTCCTCCAGCTGAGGAAATTTATCCTGAAAACTTCAAGTCATATGTAAAAGTTAAGATGCTTTCAGATGTCTTAGAAGGGAAGTATAGAAAAGGTAATATGGAAGGAGTTGCTACTGTTGTTACAAAATTATTTAATATTATTCAACCCAATTATGCAATTTTTGGTGAAAAAGATTATCAACAATTGTTACTCATAAAATCTTTTGTAAGTGATTTAAATATTCCTGTTGAGATCATTTCCTCTAAAACAATAAGAGATAATGAAGGCTTAGCATTATCAAGCAGAAATAAAAATTTATCCGTTTCTGAAAAGAATCAAGCAACTGAAATAATAAATTCTCTATATTTCGGTATTAAAAATCTAATATCAGGTGAAAAAAAATCAAAAAATATAATTACCTTAATTGAAAATTACCTTTCTGATTTCAATCTTATAAAAATTGAATATATATCAATTAGAGATCTAGAAAACTTTGAAATAGTTGATGAAATAAATTCTGATTTTGTAATTCTTATTGCAGTATATGTTGGAAAAATTAGGCTCATTGATAATATTATCTACAGAAAAAAATGA
- the panB gene encoding 3-methyl-2-oxobutanoate hydroxymethyltransferase yields MNKVSIKKIQKLKNFKKITMITAYDYVSGYIVNNSSAEMILVGDSLGTTSLGYDFTNKVTIEDMINATEAVARVGIDKLLVSDLSYGTYETKEDALRNASLLINSGADAVKLEGGSEKFEIIKYLIDHKIAVMGHIGVKPQSINNHKEFKILGKNQDEAKEIFDDAISLESSGVFSLVLELVDEFLTKKITKKLSIPTIGISSGNFSDGQVQVYNDLIGYSPKKLPKHAKVYSNLFFEAQESINKFVNDTRDLS; encoded by the coding sequence ATGAATAAAGTTTCAATTAAGAAAATTCAGAAATTAAAGAATTTTAAGAAAATTACAATGATTACAGCATATGACTATGTAAGTGGTTATATAGTAAATAATTCCTCTGCTGAAATGATATTAGTAGGAGATAGTTTGGGTACTACATCCTTAGGTTATGATTTTACTAATAAGGTGACTATCGAAGATATGATTAATGCTACAGAAGCTGTAGCAAGAGTAGGAATTGATAAGTTACTAGTTTCTGATTTATCTTATGGTACATATGAAACTAAAGAGGATGCATTAAGAAATGCTTCATTATTAATAAACTCAGGTGCAGATGCTGTAAAGTTAGAAGGAGGATCAGAAAAATTTGAAATCATAAAATATTTAATCGATCATAAAATTGCTGTGATGGGTCATATTGGAGTAAAACCTCAATCTATTAATAATCATAAAGAATTCAAGATCTTAGGAAAAAATCAGGATGAGGCTAAGGAAATTTTTGATGATGCAATTTCTCTTGAATCATCAGGAGTATTTTCTTTAGTTTTAGAATTAGTGGATGAGTTTTTAACAAAAAAAATTACAAAAAAATTATCAATACCAACAATTGGAATTTCATCAGGAAATTTTTCCGATGGACAAGTTCAAGTTTATAATGACTTAATTGGTTACAGCCCGAAAAAATTGCCAAAGCATGCCAAAGTTTACAGTAATTTATTCTTTGAAGCACAAGAGTCTATTAATAAATTTGTAAATGATACAAGAGATCTGTCTTAA
- a CDS encoding lipase family protein, whose translation MKKILFLTIIFIMSCSTSVTEDQAKTEAKEIGESIVEVSSKIDDKPFVSLQQIGFESILPDIVYQNFLVLREFDFVKEKSEKKGYKIIGDDFIRAPGEELGDKFSINLSGGLALIVEKEDILFVTYRSTSAKTKREYTKNVITDLDGAMVKADWIESPDVFVHRGFSSEYDRFREVIFEAIDKNNPQKIIFSGHSLGSALATLSALDLSMNYGYDVSLISMGGPRVGNKEYRELMDKYVKDNYRIFIPNDPIVNIPGTLKDYEHSGLALGINSDGTHNNEITIDNFGFTAYRSIFDDRFNIHGYGNYAKSLNIIMSNCYKDKLECFDMKEAYMTSMVERETMNQFREAVKARPKEILDENIEKALGNIEEEKKKIEEVTNEIREKTNAQVLSTLDTIIDANKAKTEWVKSYQEKAKSLKDKAKDLLNK comes from the coding sequence ATGAAAAAAATATTATTTCTAACAATCATATTCATCATGTCTTGCTCGACATCAGTTACTGAAGATCAAGCTAAAACTGAGGCTAAAGAAATTGGAGAATCTATAGTGGAAGTATCCTCTAAAATTGATGATAAACCTTTTGTAAGTCTTCAACAAATCGGGTTTGAAAGCATATTACCAGATATTGTTTATCAAAATTTTCTTGTTCTTAGAGAATTTGATTTCGTAAAAGAAAAATCTGAAAAAAAAGGATATAAAATAATCGGGGATGATTTTATCAGAGCTCCTGGAGAAGAATTAGGTGATAAATTTTCAATAAATCTTAGCGGTGGATTAGCTCTAATTGTAGAAAAGGAAGATATCTTATTTGTGACATATAGATCAACCTCTGCAAAAACAAAAAGAGAATATACCAAGAATGTAATAACCGATCTTGATGGTGCAATGGTAAAGGCTGATTGGATAGAATCTCCAGATGTTTTTGTTCATAGAGGCTTCAGTTCTGAATACGATAGGTTCAGAGAAGTTATTTTTGAAGCAATAGATAAAAATAATCCTCAAAAAATTATTTTTTCTGGTCATAGCTTGGGATCTGCACTTGCTACGCTTTCAGCTCTTGACCTGTCTATGAATTATGGTTACGATGTTTCATTAATTTCCATGGGAGGACCTAGAGTAGGTAATAAAGAATATAGAGAGTTGATGGATAAATATGTAAAGGATAATTATAGAATATTTATACCAAATGATCCCATTGTGAATATTCCCGGAACACTGAAGGACTATGAACATTCAGGACTTGCACTTGGAATTAATTCTGACGGGACCCATAATAATGAAATAACTATTGATAATTTTGGATTTACTGCATACAGATCTATTTTTGATGATAGATTCAATATTCATGGCTACGGAAATTATGCTAAATCTCTAAACATAATTATGTCTAATTGTTATAAGGATAAATTAGAATGCTTTGATATGAAAGAAGCATACATGACTTCTATGGTTGAACGAGAAACAATGAACCAATTTAGAGAAGCTGTCAAAGCAAGACCTAAAGAAATCTTAGATGAAAACATAGAAAAAGCTTTAGGCAATATAGAGGAAGAAAAGAAAAAAATAGAAGAAGTTACAAATGAAATTAGAGAAAAAACAAATGCTCAAGTTTTGAGTACTTTAGACACTATTATTGATGCAAACAAAGCTAAAACTGAGTGGGTAAAAAGTTATCAGGAAAAAGCTAAAAGTCTGAAAGATAAGGCAAAGGACTTATTAAACAAATAG
- a CDS encoding ATP-binding cassette domain-containing protein translates to MTTTDKRDYSNVPSAIGCSNDGDPIIQVRNIRKWYQVNKGLPIIGSFDWLKAVDNVSFDVPSGKTIGLVGESGCGKTTTAKMVLGLENPSTDGEVEVGSIFFQGEDVTQLSGAGRREMRRSVQAVFQDPWSSLNPRMRVNTIISEPLEINTTMTKKERDTRAGDLLAEVGLNPYQGNLYPHEFSGGQRQRIGIARALALNPKLIVLDEPVSALDVSIRAQIMNLLVDLQNEHDLAYILIAHNLATVRYMCHRTAVMYLGVIQEYGDTEAIFANPTHLYTNALISAALPSHPDIERDEIVLPGEVVSPVNPPVGDVFMTRTPLPVRKNHQYTKERPPLVEIGKDHYVVETPWSTVTGHDLSEFKLSVDQEMR, encoded by the coding sequence AAAATGGTACCAAGTTAATAAAGGGTTGCCAATTATTGGTAGTTTTGATTGGCTAAAGGCTGTTGATAATGTTTCCTTCGATGTTCCATCAGGAAAGACTATTGGACTTGTTGGTGAATCAGGTTGTGGTAAAACAACTACAGCCAAAATGGTACTTGGACTTGAAAACCCATCAACTGATGGAGAAGTTGAGGTTGGAAGCATATTTTTTCAGGGAGAAGATGTAACTCAGCTTTCAGGCGCTGGAAGAAGAGAAATGAGAAGATCTGTTCAAGCAGTATTTCAAGATCCGTGGTCATCTCTTAACCCTCGAATGAGAGTTAATACAATAATTTCTGAACCACTTGAAATTAATACTACAATGACGAAAAAGGAACGAGATACTAGGGCTGGAGATTTACTTGCTGAAGTAGGTCTTAATCCATATCAGGGTAACTTGTATCCACATGAATTCTCTGGAGGACAGAGACAAAGAATTGGTATAGCAAGAGCACTGGCCTTAAATCCTAAACTGATTGTTCTTGATGAACCTGTTTCAGCTCTCGATGTGTCAATTCGTGCTCAAATAATGAATTTATTAGTAGATCTGCAAAATGAGCATGACCTTGCTTATATTTTGATTGCTCACAACTTAGCTACAGTTAGATATATGTGTCATAGAACTGCGGTAATGTATTTGGGGGTTATTCAAGAATATGGAGACACAGAAGCTATTTTTGCTAATCCAACTCATTTATATACAAATGCCTTAATTTCAGCAGCCTTGCCATCTCACCCAGACATTGAGAGAGATGAAATTGTGCTTCCTGGAGAAGTGGTATCTCCTGTAAATCCTCCGGTTGGTGATGTGTTTATGACTAGAACTCCGCTACCAGTAAGAAAAAATCATCAATATACTAAAGAGAGACCTCCTCTAGTAGAGATTGGAAAAGACCACTATGTGGTTGAAACACCATGGAGTACTGTTACAGGTCACGATCTTTCAGAATTCAAACTTTCCGTTGATCAAGAAATGAGATAA
- a CDS encoding YbaN family protein, producing MTEKIVKPKKNKLIRILWILLGSLFVGIGYLGIFVPGLPTTIFLILAAGCYIRSSEKLYNWLINNKIFGKYIKDYYEGKGMPLKSKILAFSMIIIFCSFAIFFVIELIWVQLIVGLAGIIGISYIILRVPTKK from the coding sequence TTGACTGAGAAAATAGTTAAGCCTAAAAAAAATAAACTTATTAGGATTTTATGGATTCTTTTAGGTTCGCTTTTTGTTGGCATAGGATATCTTGGTATATTTGTTCCTGGTCTTCCTACTACTATTTTTTTAATTCTTGCTGCAGGTTGTTATATAAGATCATCTGAAAAGTTATATAACTGGCTAATTAATAATAAAATTTTTGGTAAATATATAAAAGATTATTATGAAGGCAAGGGTATGCCTCTAAAATCAAAAATATTAGCCTTTTCAATGATTATAATATTCTGTTCATTTGCTATATTTTTCGTAATTGAATTAATTTGGGTTCAGTTGATAGTAGGATTAGCTGGCATTATCGGAATTTCTTATATCATATTACGAGTTCCAACTAAGAAATAA
- a CDS encoding sulfatase-like hydrolase/transferase: MNNKRPNIILIMSDDLGYEVINANGGTSYETPRLNNLAETGIRFENAHAQPLCTPTRIQLMTGKYNFRNYIGFGLMDPNEKTFGHIMSDNGYKTLISGKWQLYSYNPPDEMPEERNKGQKIEDAGFDEFCVWHAHQTEEKGSRYKNPIVYQNGEYLSKEITEGNYGEDIFSDYILDFMERNIDDPFFVYFPMTLTHRPLEPTPDSQEFAVFDPPSNKTLGGRTWEQLEGWDDDSKYYKDMVEYHDKTIGKIVDKLDSLGIRENTLILYLGDNGSPIEVSSFMGDLEIPGGKGKTIDTGTHVPLICNWKSKIPASLVSTNLVDTTDFLPTIFEATGIKFPENYIIDGKSFYPQLLGEDGDPRDWIFFHFDAGGRNKRPIQRFLRNHSWKLYEDGRMFDMKSDLNEKNAYLPENDSDESKENRNILEPIFGELK, from the coding sequence ATGAATAATAAAAGACCAAATATAATACTTATAATGTCTGACGATTTAGGCTATGAAGTTATAAATGCAAATGGAGGGACCTCTTATGAAACACCTAGACTAAATAATTTAGCAGAAACTGGAATAAGATTTGAGAATGCTCATGCCCAACCATTGTGCACACCAACAAGAATTCAATTAATGACAGGAAAATATAATTTTAGAAATTATATCGGGTTTGGTTTAATGGATCCCAATGAAAAAACTTTTGGGCATATCATGAGTGATAATGGATATAAAACCTTAATATCTGGTAAATGGCAACTATACTCATATAATCCACCTGATGAAATGCCTGAAGAAAGAAATAAAGGTCAAAAAATAGAGGATGCAGGATTTGATGAATTTTGCGTTTGGCATGCTCATCAAACAGAAGAAAAAGGGTCAAGATATAAAAATCCCATTGTATACCAAAATGGTGAATATCTAAGTAAAGAAATTACTGAAGGAAACTATGGAGAAGATATTTTTTCAGATTATATTTTAGACTTTATGGAAAGAAATATTGATGACCCCTTTTTTGTTTATTTCCCAATGACTCTAACTCATAGACCTTTGGAACCTACACCAGATAGTCAAGAATTTGCTGTTTTTGACCCTCCATCTAATAAAACACTTGGTGGAAGAACTTGGGAACAATTAGAAGGATGGGATGATGATTCTAAATATTATAAAGATATGGTTGAGTACCATGATAAAACTATAGGGAAAATTGTTGATAAATTAGATTCTTTGGGCATTAGAGAAAATACTTTGATTTTATATTTGGGAGACAATGGTTCCCCTATCGAAGTTTCTTCTTTTATGGGAGATTTAGAAATACCAGGAGGAAAAGGTAAAACAATTGATACAGGTACTCATGTACCACTCATTTGTAATTGGAAAAGTAAAATTCCTGCGTCTTTAGTTAGTACAAATCTTGTAGATACTACAGATTTTCTTCCAACAATTTTTGAGGCTACAGGCATAAAATTTCCAGAAAATTATATTATAGATGGAAAATCTTTTTATCCTCAATTATTAGGAGAAGATGGAGACCCTAGAGACTGGATCTTCTTTCACTTTGATGCTGGAGGAAGAAACAAAAGACCAATTCAAAGATTTCTTAGAAATCACTCATGGAAATTATATGAAGATGGAAGAATGTTTGACATGAAATCTGATCTTAACGAAAAAAATGCTTACCTCCCTGAAAATGATTCAGATGAAAGCAAAGAAAACAGAAATATTTTGGAACCTATTTTTGGAGAATTAAAATAA
- a CDS encoding iron ABC transporter substrate-binding protein — MKKSIKITLISMLGMFAFFACYNAETEVIEVEKQVVVEKEVIKEVEVPGETVITEVVKEIEVPVIVEKEVEKEEKTLVIYSGRSESLVGPIIEEFSVLTGIPVETKYGKTPEMVSLLETEGSKTPADVFYAQDPGGLGSVSAMLDPMSREVCDLIPAWAVAPREANGGCKWIGITGRARVLVYNPDVTAAADLPTSMEDLTDPKYKGKLGWAPTNGSFQAMITGMRIYWGEAKTKTWLEGIVANEPIVYPKNTPQVQAAADQEIEFGMVNHYYLHRFQAKEGENFKAANHYLNNGDAGSVVLVSGAGILDSSDNKDNAERFMTFMTSKIAQQYFATQVHEYPLVTEGVTPNRMLVDMESLSKPDIDISQLGDLEATQALLTEVGALQ; from the coding sequence TTGAAAAAATCAATTAAGATTACTTTGATTTCAATGCTCGGAATGTTCGCGTTCTTTGCTTGTTACAATGCAGAAACTGAGGTTATTGAAGTAGAAAAACAAGTTGTTGTTGAAAAGGAAGTAATTAAAGAAGTAGAAGTTCCTGGTGAAACAGTCATAACAGAAGTTGTCAAGGAAATTGAAGTTCCTGTTATTGTTGAAAAGGAAGTTGAAAAAGAAGAAAAGACATTAGTAATTTATTCTGGAAGATCTGAATCTTTAGTAGGTCCAATTATTGAAGAATTCTCTGTTCTTACAGGAATACCTGTCGAAACAAAGTATGGTAAAACACCTGAGATGGTGAGTTTGTTAGAGACAGAAGGAAGTAAAACTCCTGCCGATGTTTTTTATGCACAAGATCCTGGTGGATTAGGTTCTGTTTCTGCTATGCTTGACCCAATGTCAAGAGAAGTATGTGACTTAATTCCTGCTTGGGCTGTAGCTCCTAGAGAAGCTAACGGTGGATGCAAATGGATCGGTATAACAGGAAGAGCAAGAGTTTTAGTATATAACCCAGATGTTACAGCTGCAGCTGATCTACCTACATCTATGGAAGATCTTACTGATCCAAAATACAAAGGTAAATTAGGTTGGGCACCAACAAATGGATCATTCCAAGCTATGATTACAGGAATGAGAATTTACTGGGGTGAAGCAAAAACTAAAACTTGGTTAGAGGGAATAGTGGCCAATGAACCAATTGTGTATCCTAAAAACACACCACAGGTTCAAGCTGCTGCTGACCAAGAAATTGAATTTGGTATGGTAAATCACTATTACCTACACAGATTCCAAGCCAAAGAAGGTGAAAACTTTAAAGCTGCAAACCACTATCTCAATAATGGTGATGCTGGTTCAGTTGTATTAGTTTCTGGAGCAGGTATTTTAGATTCTTCAGATAACAAAGACAATGCAGAAAGATTCATGACATTCATGACATCAAAAATTGCACAACAATACTTTGCTACTCAAGTACATGAGTACCCACTAGTGACTGAAGGAGTAACTCCAAACAGAATGCTAGTAGATATGGAATCATTGAGTAAGCCAGATATTGACATCTCTCAGCTTGGTGATCTTGAGGCAACTCAGGCACTACTGACGGAAGTTGGTGCACTACAATAA
- a CDS encoding MFS transporter has product MTQKQNSIFYGWKIVFVMAITSSMTMALGTLNFGLFIKPMGDELLIGRSYFGWASTARQIVGGLTSPILGPWIDKYGARILLPVGVTITGIGLILLGFNSSGIIMILIFGAIGITSLGGPGALITTVPISKWFVEKRGKALAITSLGVPIGAMIFVPLTQFFIDISGWRNTWIIFGFISMLIIIPPALWLLRRQPEDIGLVPDGELIESKNLKDKETSWEFEEAFKTRVFWKITFCLTVISIATGTIAIHRIPAFMDRGLEPQLIALATAFDAVCAGISTFFVGNLVKKLGIRLLGTLSFLFLAIASIITIYAYSFWVIFISMAIFGLGIGGLMFIHSFIWADYFGRKNLGTIRGKITPFILIIGGIGAPVSGYVRDYTGSYQSIWFAGLIMMIISALIFSTCKKPIKNIEYN; this is encoded by the coding sequence ATGACACAAAAACAAAACTCAATTTTTTATGGATGGAAAATAGTATTTGTTATGGCAATAACATCTTCAATGACTATGGCTTTAGGAACCTTAAATTTTGGTTTATTTATTAAGCCTATGGGCGATGAATTACTCATAGGGAGATCATATTTTGGATGGGCATCGACGGCAAGGCAGATAGTAGGAGGATTAACAAGTCCTATTCTCGGACCATGGATCGACAAATATGGAGCAAGAATCTTATTACCTGTTGGAGTCACTATTACTGGAATTGGATTAATTTTATTGGGTTTCAATTCTAGTGGAATAATAATGATATTAATTTTTGGAGCAATAGGTATTACAAGTTTAGGAGGACCTGGTGCATTAATAACAACTGTTCCTATATCTAAGTGGTTTGTAGAAAAAAGAGGGAAAGCATTAGCAATTACTTCTTTAGGAGTACCTATTGGAGCTATGATATTTGTTCCTCTTACACAGTTTTTTATCGATATTTCAGGTTGGCGAAATACTTGGATTATTTTTGGATTTATATCTATGTTAATTATTATTCCTCCTGCATTATGGCTCTTAAGAAGACAACCGGAAGATATCGGATTAGTTCCTGACGGAGAATTAATAGAATCTAAAAATCTAAAAGATAAAGAGACATCATGGGAATTCGAAGAAGCATTCAAGACAAGAGTATTTTGGAAAATAACCTTTTGCCTTACGGTTATTTCAATCGCAACTGGGACAATAGCTATACATAGAATTCCTGCATTTATGGATCGAGGTTTAGAACCTCAACTTATTGCACTTGCAACAGCTTTTGATGCTGTATGTGCAGGAATAAGTACTTTTTTTGTTGGTAATTTAGTTAAAAAATTAGGTATACGACTTTTAGGGACATTATCATTTTTATTTTTAGCAATAGCCAGCATAATTACAATTTATGCTTATTCTTTTTGGGTCATTTTTATCTCAATGGCAATATTTGGTCTTGGTATAGGAGGATTAATGTTTATACATTCATTCATTTGGGCGGATTATTTTGGAAGAAAAAACTTAGGAACAATTAGAGGTAAAATTACGCCATTCATATTAATTATTGGAGGTATTGGAGCTCCGGTTTCAGGATACGTAAGAGACTATACAGGAAGCTATCAAAGTATATGGTTTGCTGGATTAATTATGATGATAATTTCGGCACTTATTTTTTCCACATGTAAAAAACCTATTAAAAATATAGAATATAATTAA